A window of Xylophilus sp. GW821-FHT01B05 contains these coding sequences:
- a CDS encoding PFL_4703 family integrating conjugative element protein, whose product MSRFKNEITHLQAHIKTLRLGAGALVIVALVMGGGWWSAPRDLTIHVPPDLRSGSTRPWWDVPPESVYAFTFYVFQTLNRWPTNGEEDYARNLHTLSPYLTPSCQAFLRADYDYRRSTGELRQRVRGIYEIPGRGYGDDPTARVRVVSDRDWVVTLDITADEYYGAEQVKRALVRYPVKVTRVDVDPARNPFGLALDCYDGAPQRISTPEPTRPAPGGLSPQAPQGGNTP is encoded by the coding sequence ATGAGCCGCTTCAAGAACGAGATCACCCATCTGCAGGCGCACATCAAGACGCTTCGCCTGGGTGCTGGCGCGCTGGTCATCGTCGCCTTGGTCATGGGCGGCGGCTGGTGGAGCGCGCCGCGCGACCTGACCATCCACGTCCCGCCCGACCTTCGCTCCGGCAGCACTCGCCCCTGGTGGGACGTGCCACCCGAATCGGTCTATGCGTTCACCTTCTACGTCTTTCAGACGTTGAACCGCTGGCCGACAAATGGCGAAGAGGACTACGCGCGCAACCTCCACACGCTCTCGCCTTACCTCACCCCGTCGTGCCAAGCCTTCCTGCGCGCGGACTACGACTATCGCCGCTCCACGGGCGAGCTGCGCCAACGCGTGCGCGGCATCTACGAAATCCCCGGCCGCGGCTATGGCGACGACCCCACGGCGCGCGTGCGCGTGGTTTCCGACCGCGACTGGGTGGTGACGCTGGACATCACCGCCGACGAGTACTACGGCGCCGAGCAGGTCAAGCGGGCCTTGGTGCGCTACCCCGTGAAAGTCACGCGGGTGGACGTCGATCCCGCACGCAACCCGTTCGGTCTGGCGCTTGACTGCTATGACGGTGCCCCCCAGCGCATCAGCACCCCGGAGCCGACGCGCCCGGCGCCTGGCGGCCTGTCTCCCCAAGCGCCCCAAGGAGGAAACACCCCATGA
- a CDS encoding TIGR03745 family integrating conjugative element membrane protein produces the protein MQNRILTSRFSQRAAVALGAAALPALSFAQGLPQLENPTRGTGNGIMETIRNYGYDIIMLVALLVVASMFIGVCYHAYGTYAEIHTGRKTWGQFGLTVAIGAVLLVIGIWLLTEATGIL, from the coding sequence ATGCAAAACCGCATCCTCACGTCCCGTTTTTCCCAGCGTGCCGCCGTGGCCCTGGGCGCCGCCGCGCTGCCCGCGCTGTCGTTCGCGCAGGGGCTGCCGCAACTGGAGAACCCGACCCGCGGCACCGGCAACGGCATCATGGAAACGATCCGCAACTACGGCTACGACATCATCATGCTCGTGGCCCTGCTGGTCGTGGCGTCGATGTTTATCGGCGTCTGCTACCACGCCTACGGCACCTACGCGGAAATCCACACCGGCCGCAAAACGTGGGGCCAGTTCGGCCTCACGGTCGCCATCGGCGCGGTGCTGCTCGTGATCGGCATCTGGCTGCTCACCGAAGCCACCGGCATCCTGTAA
- a CDS encoding RAQPRD family integrative conjugative element protein, translated as MLAPIWQRAAHRGVPIFLVTALLLGQSPMALAESSAQRQELVAALRQLDALERTVTDSAAHAPIQPGERYHFDYPRLLADLARVRAGIQAHLTPSRAQPRDPAELAGDYRTERPASPSPTTTAEGKP; from the coding sequence ATGTTGGCTCCGATCTGGCAGCGCGCCGCGCATCGCGGCGTGCCCATTTTTCTCGTGACGGCCCTCCTGCTGGGCCAGTCCCCGATGGCGTTGGCCGAGTCCTCCGCACAGCGCCAGGAGCTGGTCGCCGCGCTGCGTCAACTCGACGCGCTGGAGCGCACCGTCACCGACAGCGCCGCGCATGCCCCCATCCAGCCGGGCGAGCGCTACCACTTCGATTACCCGCGGCTGCTGGCTGACCTGGCGCGCGTGCGCGCCGGCATCCAGGCCCACCTCACACCGTCGCGTGCCCAGCCGCGCGACCCCGCCGAACTGGCCGGCGACTACCGCACCGAGCGGCCCGCCTCGCCATCGCCGACGACGACTGCGGAGGGCAAGCCATGA
- a CDS encoding TIGR03750 family conjugal transfer protein: MSEQQHVRADGTVTFLPHRLNRHPVVVRGLTADELWICCGLSGAAGLLVGAPLSWVFRTIALAPTFVVLGVAFGVFIGGGILRRLKRGRPDTWLYRQLQWRIATRYPLVAGWVGGHVLISRSGFWTTRRSAARGAQ, from the coding sequence ATGTCCGAGCAGCAGCACGTCCGTGCGGACGGGACGGTCACGTTCCTTCCGCACCGGCTCAACCGCCATCCCGTAGTCGTGCGCGGCCTCACCGCCGACGAGCTGTGGATCTGCTGCGGCCTGTCCGGCGCCGCCGGCCTGCTGGTCGGTGCGCCGCTGTCCTGGGTGTTCCGCACGATCGCGCTGGCGCCCACGTTCGTCGTGCTGGGCGTGGCCTTCGGCGTGTTCATCGGGGGCGGCATCCTGCGTCGGCTCAAGCGTGGGCGTCCCGACACCTGGCTGTACCGGCAACTCCAGTGGCGCATCGCCACGCGCTACCCGCTGGTGGCAGGCTGGGTGGGCGGCCACGTGCTGATTTCACGTTCCGGCTTCTGGACCACCCGACGGTCTGCCGCAAGGGGGGCACAATGA
- a CDS encoding TIGR03747 family integrating conjugative element membrane protein — protein sequence MKDAASTAQREQNQRQGLIVGPITLPFRLLGVLIGSLLFSIVVECVGMHLFWKDQGWRHSQQMLQYELGHLSNHFTRSVVVQEPGRTAHELVDTGYEWVFVRSGLLERMSQTAERARVPSHEQTHNFRYYISQVYVWTESYLIAAAFTTLTFLVRLLVLVLTLPLIFTAAFVGLIDGLVRRDVRRFGAGRESGFIYHRAKASLMPLAVLPWVTYLALPISVHPLLILLPSAALLGLAVSLTAGSFKKYL from the coding sequence ATGAAGGATGCCGCCTCGACCGCGCAGCGGGAGCAGAACCAGCGCCAAGGCCTGATCGTCGGCCCCATCACCTTGCCGTTCCGGCTGCTCGGAGTGCTGATCGGCTCGCTGCTGTTCTCCATCGTCGTGGAATGCGTCGGAATGCACCTGTTCTGGAAGGACCAGGGCTGGCGTCACTCCCAGCAGATGTTGCAGTACGAGCTGGGGCACCTGTCCAACCACTTCACGCGCAGCGTGGTCGTGCAGGAGCCAGGGCGCACGGCGCATGAGCTGGTGGATACCGGTTACGAATGGGTATTCGTGCGCTCAGGACTGCTGGAACGCATGAGCCAGACCGCCGAGCGTGCCCGCGTGCCCAGCCACGAACAGACCCACAACTTCCGCTACTACATCAGCCAGGTCTATGTCTGGACCGAGAGCTACCTGATCGCCGCGGCCTTCACGACGCTCACTTTCCTCGTGCGCCTGCTGGTCCTGGTGCTCACGCTGCCGCTGATCTTCACCGCGGCATTCGTCGGCCTGATCGACGGCCTGGTACGGCGTGACGTGCGCCGGTTCGGGGCGGGCCGGGAGTCCGGTTTCATCTACCACCGCGCGAAGGCGAGCCTGATGCCGCTGGCCGTGTTGCCGTGGGTCACGTACCTGGCCTTGCCGATCTCGGTGCATCCACTGCTGATTTTGCTGCCGAGCGCCGCCTTGCTGGGACTGGCCGTGAGCCTGACGGCGGGCAGCTTCAAGAAGTACCTCTAG
- a CDS encoding TIGR03758 family integrating conjugative element protein, which produces MNGAQVSAFQANSGIAPSAMATVLVGVVFAVLLVWGVWAIRTAYVGWSESRLNQRQFLGVCIRFVAMYLVLSFFLLS; this is translated from the coding sequence ATGAACGGCGCCCAGGTCTCGGCATTTCAAGCCAACAGCGGCATCGCGCCTTCGGCGATGGCGACCGTCCTGGTCGGCGTCGTGTTCGCGGTCCTGCTCGTTTGGGGCGTCTGGGCCATCCGAACGGCCTACGTAGGGTGGTCCGAGAGCCGCCTCAACCAGCGCCAGTTCCTCGGCGTCTGCATCCGCTTCGTCGCGATGTACCTCGTCCTGAGTTTCTTCCTCCTCTCCTGA
- a CDS encoding TIGR03749 family integrating conjugative element protein has protein sequence MKHPVLTLLGLLAVAVAPAQAVEILRWERMPLAVPLKVGQERIVFIDRNVRVGVPAGVGERLRVQSAGGAVYLRASEPIEPTRLQLQDADTGALILLDIAAEPPKDGEAELESVRIVEGSSTPARYGDQAGGADEAPARAQDQASTRATRRETPVPVVLTRFAAQNLYAPLRTVEPLPGVMRVNLRRDLDLGTLMPTLPVRAVALASWRLEDQWVTAVRLTNTGAGWITLDPRGLQGDFLTATFQHEALGPRGTPEDTTVLYLVTRGHGLAQSLLPAIHRFDPAAHLPQPEAEAGDGKEARHAQ, from the coding sequence ATGAAGCACCCTGTACTCACACTGCTGGGGCTGCTGGCCGTCGCCGTGGCCCCCGCTCAGGCGGTGGAAATCCTGCGCTGGGAACGCATGCCGCTGGCGGTGCCGCTGAAGGTCGGCCAGGAGCGCATCGTGTTCATCGACCGGAACGTCCGCGTGGGCGTGCCCGCAGGCGTGGGTGAACGCCTGCGTGTCCAAAGCGCGGGCGGTGCGGTGTACCTGCGCGCCAGCGAGCCGATCGAGCCGACGCGGTTGCAATTGCAGGACGCCGACACGGGCGCGCTGATCCTGCTGGACATCGCGGCCGAACCGCCCAAGGACGGCGAAGCCGAGCTGGAGTCGGTGCGCATCGTCGAGGGCAGCAGCACCCCGGCGCGCTACGGCGATCAGGCAGGCGGTGCCGATGAGGCCCCCGCGCGCGCGCAGGACCAAGCAAGTACGCGGGCAACCCGGCGCGAAACCCCCGTGCCGGTCGTCCTGACGCGCTTCGCCGCGCAGAACCTCTATGCGCCGCTGCGCACCGTGGAGCCGCTGCCGGGTGTCATGCGGGTCAACCTGCGCCGTGACCTCGACCTCGGCACGCTGATGCCGACGCTGCCGGTGCGCGCGGTCGCGCTCGCGTCGTGGCGTCTGGAAGACCAGTGGGTCACTGCCGTGCGCTTGACCAACACCGGCGCGGGCTGGATCACGCTCGACCCGCGCGGGCTGCAAGGCGACTTCCTCACCGCCACCTTCCAGCACGAAGCACTCGGCCCGCGCGGGACGCCAGAGGACACGACCGTCCTGTACCTGGTGACGCGGGGGCACGGCCTCGCGCAATCGCTGCTGCCGGCGATCCACCGCTTCGACCCGGCTGCGCACCTGCCACAGCCGGAAGCTGAAGCCGGCGACGGCAAGGAGGCCCGCCATGCGCAGTAA